A window from Exiguobacterium marinum DSM 16307 encodes these proteins:
- a CDS encoding MATE family efflux transporter → MKTVDLTTGNVQRVILTLALPLVGSSLLQFTYSLVDMFWVGALGSDAVASVGAASFYIMLGQAIQSLIVVGAGIKVSQAVGKRDLKFIQRYVRAGRRLNLALGLSYASLLIFFGHSLIGFLNMNAPTVERLAYGYLLVSAPMLIFSFFNLLFARLFSAYGNTTTAMRINATGVILNMVLSPIFIYPLQLGVLGAALATLVANVVMFGFFWRRARSLFNWDEVIQPTRTDYKEIFRLGFPMATQRILFTVISIFLARMIGSYGTEAIAAQRIGLQIESVAYMMIGGLNGAMASYTGQNIGAQKVDRVYEGYRVTTRLGIVYTGFIMLLFIIVPDFLIGLFVEDVRTIGIGASYLRIIGISLVFSSIEMIGNGYFSGLGLPKIPATISIIFTVARIPLALLLEPYLGIDAIWWSIAISSIIKGLVSALFVRLTKKEVTSLAEAV, encoded by the coding sequence GTGAAAACCGTCGATTTGACGACCGGAAACGTACAGCGTGTCATCCTCACGCTTGCCCTTCCGCTCGTCGGCAGTTCATTGTTACAGTTTACGTATAGTCTCGTCGATATGTTTTGGGTAGGCGCACTAGGAAGTGATGCCGTCGCAAGTGTCGGTGCGGCCAGTTTTTATATCATGCTCGGACAGGCGATTCAATCGTTGATTGTCGTTGGCGCCGGCATTAAAGTGTCACAAGCTGTCGGGAAACGTGACCTGAAATTCATCCAGCGCTATGTTCGGGCCGGAAGACGTCTAAATCTAGCACTCGGTCTCTCGTATGCCTCATTACTGATTTTTTTTGGTCATTCGTTGATCGGCTTTTTGAATATGAACGCACCAACCGTCGAGCGTCTCGCGTATGGATATTTGCTCGTCAGTGCGCCGATGCTTATTTTTTCTTTCTTCAACTTGCTGTTCGCCCGTCTATTCAGTGCCTATGGCAATACGACAACAGCGATGCGAATCAATGCGACAGGCGTCATACTCAACATGGTTCTCTCACCGATCTTCATTTATCCACTTCAACTCGGCGTCCTTGGAGCAGCTCTTGCGACACTTGTCGCCAACGTCGTCATGTTCGGGTTCTTCTGGCGTCGCGCCCGTTCATTGTTCAATTGGGATGAAGTCATTCAGCCGACTCGAACCGACTATAAAGAAATCTTTCGTCTCGGATTTCCGATGGCGACCCAACGGATTTTGTTCACCGTCATCAGCATTTTCCTTGCTCGCATGATTGGTTCGTATGGGACTGAAGCGATTGCAGCACAACGGATCGGGCTTCAAATCGAATCGGTCGCTTATATGATGATCGGTGGACTGAATGGAGCAATGGCTAGCTATACCGGTCAAAATATCGGGGCTCAAAAAGTGGATCGTGTTTATGAAGGTTACCGCGTGACGACCCGACTCGGGATAGTCTATACGGGGTTCATCATGTTGTTATTTATAATCGTCCCGGATTTCCTCATCGGTTTATTCGTCGAAGATGTTCGAACCATCGGCATTGGGGCGAGCTACTTGCGAATTATCGGTATTTCTCTCGTCTTCTCTTCGATTGAAATGATCGGAAACGGCTACTTCTCAGGACTCGGATTACCGAAAATTCCTGCGACGATCTCGATCATTTTCACAGTGGCCCGTATCCCACTCGCATTGTTACTTGAGCCTTATCTCGGAATCGATGCCATCTGGTGGAGTATTGCCATCTCAAGTATCATCAAAGGGCTTGTCTCCGCCCTCTTTGTCCGACTAACGAAAAAGGAAGTGACTTCACTTGCAGAAGCAGTTTAA
- a CDS encoding helix-turn-helix transcriptional regulator, producing the protein MPLVNRVKELRARHQLTQGDLAEKVGVTRQTIISLEKGSYTPSLMLAMHIARVFKEPVESIFTIEEETK; encoded by the coding sequence ATGCCATTGGTCAACCGCGTGAAAGAACTGCGTGCCCGGCACCAGTTAACTCAAGGCGATCTTGCTGAAAAGGTCGGCGTGACGAGACAGACGATTATCTCGCTCGAGAAAGGCAGTTACACGCCGTCTCTCATGCTGGCGATGCACATCGCAAGAGTGTTCAAGGAACCGGTCGAATCTATATTCACAATCGAGGAGGAAACAAAATGA
- a CDS encoding ring-cleaving dioxygenase, with the protein MKVISGQHHVSAMTGDAKKNLRFYTEVLGMRLVKKTVNQDDPSMYHLFYADETGTPGTDLTFFELPFLGQTYRGSNSISRTALRVPEGALTYWQERFDTFDVTYGDVESVQGRPTLAFEDHEGQRLCLVEGGNGTPWEKGPVPTDVGIFGLGFSEWTVRRIEKTARVLTEVLDYRYVTTFDRDGHDVRVFETGAGGVATEIHLVDRPDLASERPGRGSVHHVAIRVEETGDMAKWIEKLDAHGISHSGLIDRYYFQSIYFREPSGILVELATDEPGFATDESVETLGERLALPPFLESRRADIEAKLKAL; encoded by the coding sequence GTGAAGGTGATTAGTGGACAACATCATGTGTCAGCGATGACCGGGGATGCCAAAAAGAACTTACGATTTTATACGGAAGTACTAGGGATGCGACTCGTCAAAAAGACGGTTAACCAGGATGATCCATCGATGTATCACTTATTCTATGCGGACGAAACGGGGACGCCTGGAACAGATTTGACGTTCTTTGAGCTCCCGTTTCTCGGGCAGACGTATCGGGGGTCAAACAGTATTTCTCGAACCGCGCTACGGGTACCAGAAGGGGCTCTTACATATTGGCAGGAGCGTTTCGACACGTTCGATGTGACATACGGGGACGTCGAATCGGTTCAAGGGAGACCGACGCTCGCGTTTGAAGATCATGAGGGTCAACGTCTCTGTCTCGTGGAAGGAGGGAACGGAACACCTTGGGAAAAGGGCCCTGTACCAACAGATGTCGGCATCTTTGGTCTCGGATTTAGTGAGTGGACGGTACGGCGGATTGAAAAGACGGCACGGGTGCTGACAGAAGTGCTTGACTATCGATACGTGACGACATTTGATCGGGATGGTCACGACGTGCGCGTCTTTGAGACGGGAGCGGGTGGCGTGGCGACAGAGATTCATCTCGTCGATCGACCGGATTTGGCATCGGAACGACCTGGGCGGGGAAGTGTGCATCACGTGGCGATTCGAGTGGAAGAAACAGGCGATATGGCGAAATGGATTGAGAAGCTTGATGCGCATGGCATCAGTCACTCCGGTCTCATTGACCGCTACTATTTTCAGTCGATTTATTTCCGCGAACCGAGTGGAATCTTAGTGGAACTGGCAACAGATGAACCGGGATTCGCGACGGATGAATCGGTTGAGACGCTCGGAGAGAGATTGGCCTTGCCGCCGTTTCTAGAGTCGAGACGAGCAGACATCGAAGCGAAGCTAAAGGCGCTGTAA
- a CDS encoding RrF2 family transcriptional regulator: MRLTQTCDYALRTLMYSATFSHRLVTIQEVADQYNISKNHVMKVVYELGKHGYLESVRGRGGGFRLARPMEEINVGEVVRSMEPLELVECFGEGRCVIAPACDLRSVLNEAMLAFFHVLDRYTIADLVANRTNELALLLSIQKPMD; encoded by the coding sequence ATGAGACTCACGCAAACGTGTGACTACGCACTGCGAACATTGATGTATAGCGCCACATTTTCACATCGACTCGTCACGATTCAAGAAGTGGCGGACCAATATAACATCTCCAAAAACCATGTCATGAAGGTCGTTTACGAGCTCGGCAAGCATGGCTATTTGGAGTCGGTGCGTGGCCGCGGCGGTGGATTCCGTCTCGCTCGCCCGATGGAAGAAATCAACGTGGGCGAGGTGGTTCGGTCGATGGAACCGCTCGAACTCGTGGAGTGCTTCGGGGAAGGCCGATGCGTGATCGCACCGGCCTGTGACTTAAGAAGTGTGTTGAACGAGGCAATGCTGGCGTTCTTTCATGTGCTCGACCGTTACACGATTGCGGATCTCGTCGCTAATCGAACGAACGAACTCGCCCTGCTATTGAGCATACAAAAACCGATGGACTGA
- a CDS encoding globin domain-containing protein — MLDQQTIEIVKATAPVLKEHGVTITKHFYQRMFEQNPEVRHFFNHTNQKRGRQPEALANAVYAAALHIDRLEAILPAIQPALHKHKSLNIRPEHYPIVGENLIAAIQDVLGEAATPDIIDAWAKAYGVIADVFISLEKQMYDDAPWVGFKPFVIEEIIEDTTEVKRFRLVAKDGVIGTAIPGQYISVQARIADEDILHHRQYSVIDTTENGYWIAPKAEGLVSNWLHEQMVGTEVPMSAPAGEFILEASDRPLTLIAGGIGITPLFNMAKTALRQGRSVTLLHAVRSMDLRPLGDELDELVKEGLHLMTHVDDVSGCMSTTQLEALDVERHDVYTCGPNAMMETVVRVIPQARYEFFGPSGVLATN, encoded by the coding sequence ATGTTAGATCAACAAACGATTGAGATTGTAAAGGCGACGGCACCAGTTTTGAAAGAACATGGTGTGACGATTACGAAGCATTTTTATCAACGAATGTTTGAACAAAATCCAGAAGTGCGTCACTTCTTCAACCATACGAACCAAAAACGAGGACGCCAGCCGGAAGCGCTCGCGAACGCGGTCTATGCGGCAGCGCTTCATATCGATCGACTCGAAGCGATTCTTCCTGCCATCCAACCAGCACTTCATAAACATAAAAGTTTGAACATCCGCCCGGAACACTATCCGATTGTCGGTGAAAACTTGATTGCGGCGATTCAAGACGTGCTCGGTGAAGCTGCAACACCTGATATCATCGATGCATGGGCAAAAGCGTATGGTGTGATTGCCGATGTCTTTATCTCACTTGAGAAACAGATGTATGATGACGCGCCATGGGTCGGATTCAAACCGTTCGTCATTGAAGAAATCATAGAAGACACAACGGAAGTGAAGCGATTCCGTCTCGTCGCAAAAGATGGAGTTATTGGCACAGCCATTCCAGGACAATACATCTCGGTTCAAGCGCGAATCGCTGATGAAGACATCTTGCACCACCGCCAATATAGCGTCATCGACACGACAGAAAACGGATATTGGATTGCGCCGAAAGCGGAGGGACTCGTCTCAAACTGGCTTCATGAACAGATGGTCGGAACAGAAGTCCCGATGAGCGCACCGGCAGGAGAATTCATCCTTGAAGCATCAGACCGTCCGCTCACACTCATCGCAGGAGGTATCGGAATTACGCCCCTCTTCAATATGGCGAAGACGGCACTTCGTCAAGGACGTTCTGTCACGTTATTGCACGCAGTTCGGAGTATGGACCTTCGTCCACTCGGAGACGAACTCGACGAACTTGTGAAAGAAGGGCTTCATCTCATGACACATGTGGATGACGTATCGGGTTGTATGAGTACGACGCAGCTCGAGGCACTTGATGTCGAAAGGCATGATGTTTACACGTGTGGGCCGAATGCGATGATGGAGACGGTCGTCCGTGTCATTCCTCAGGCGCGATATGAATTTTTCGGGCCGTCTGGAGTTCTTGCGACCAACTAA
- a CDS encoding DUF350 domain-containing protein: MTFITLDSILSFLAHLGTGFGLILAGLIIFALTTKYSERKLIKEGNMAVALKLWGKALGLAIVIYTVWANSVNLLDAFIWGLVGIAAQVLAFWTFEYVLTPGVNLEKEVENGNMAIGFSLFAASLVVGIIVAASLTY, translated from the coding sequence ATGACATTCATCACACTCGATTCAATTTTAAGCTTCCTCGCCCACCTCGGGACAGGATTCGGTCTCATTCTCGCCGGACTCATCATCTTCGCATTGACGACCAAATATTCGGAACGTAAGTTAATCAAAGAAGGCAACATGGCCGTCGCTTTAAAGCTTTGGGGGAAAGCGCTCGGACTCGCCATCGTCATCTACACGGTTTGGGCGAACAGCGTCAACTTGCTCGATGCGTTCATCTGGGGACTCGTCGGCATCGCTGCCCAAGTATTGGCGTTTTGGACGTTTGAATACGTCCTTACACCAGGCGTGAACTTAGAAAAAGAAGTCGAGAACGGCAACATGGCCATCGGTTTCAGTTTGTTCGCCGCATCACTCGTCGTCGGCATCATCGTCGCCGCGAGCTTGACGTACTAA
- a CDS encoding glutathionylspermidine synthase family protein, which translates to MTRDELYSQIPYFWPDLNDEEYALYDCFEMTASQVESVREATGAVDSIFRKTNQLLRSLPDETLRLLGYPESSLPFLREKTIPQETIIGRYDWIMKNGQLKLMEFNSDTPTFIKELFDVNGVVASEFDLLDPNKEATAQLKTELRKAIVAAWKRLGREGTPKIVFTAHDDNIEDKWTARFLQETLDLPSEFVSLHALLVDENGIYTPSGERIDILYRQTYPIEHLVDDQAPDGDLIGIRLLELNQQKHVSLLNPLSAFLMQSKGVQALIWELYETETLFDEAERDIIDTYFLPTYLEDAPFLGESNYVKKPAFGREGDSVILYTKEGKPFHRELLQTYAEETAVYQQFIELPTRMTTTVKGLVETHYMIGCFCLNGHPSALGVRAGSMITNNHSYYLAVGTPTQKETNS; encoded by the coding sequence ATGACGCGTGACGAACTTTACAGTCAAATCCCTTATTTTTGGCCCGATTTAAACGATGAAGAATATGCCCTATACGACTGTTTCGAAATGACCGCCTCGCAGGTAGAGTCCGTCCGAGAGGCGACCGGGGCGGTTGATTCGATTTTTCGGAAGACGAATCAACTGTTGCGCTCGCTACCTGACGAGACGCTACGACTGCTCGGCTATCCCGAATCGAGCCTGCCGTTCTTACGGGAGAAGACAATTCCGCAGGAGACAATCATCGGTCGCTACGACTGGATCATGAAGAACGGCCAACTCAAATTGATGGAGTTCAACTCAGATACACCGACGTTCATTAAAGAACTGTTTGACGTGAACGGCGTGGTCGCTTCCGAATTCGATCTCCTCGATCCGAACAAGGAAGCCACCGCTCAGTTAAAAACCGAGTTGCGGAAGGCCATCGTTGCCGCATGGAAACGACTCGGACGAGAAGGCACACCAAAAATCGTCTTCACGGCTCATGATGACAACATCGAAGACAAATGGACGGCTCGCTTCCTGCAAGAAACGCTCGATTTACCGTCTGAATTTGTGTCACTTCATGCTTTGCTCGTCGACGAAAACGGTATCTATACACCATCGGGTGAACGAATCGATATCTTGTACCGTCAAACATATCCGATTGAACATCTCGTAGACGATCAAGCACCGGACGGAGACTTGATTGGCATTCGGTTGCTCGAACTCAATCAACAAAAACACGTATCGCTTCTCAATCCGCTCTCAGCTTTCCTCATGCAATCGAAAGGCGTACAGGCCCTGATTTGGGAGTTATATGAGACCGAGACACTGTTCGATGAAGCTGAGCGCGACATCATCGACACATATTTTTTACCAACTTACTTAGAAGACGCACCGTTTCTCGGCGAATCGAACTACGTCAAAAAACCGGCATTCGGACGTGAAGGGGACTCCGTCATCTTGTACACGAAAGAAGGCAAACCGTTTCACCGAGAATTACTACAAACGTATGCGGAAGAGACGGCCGTGTACCAACAGTTCATCGAACTTCCGACTCGGATGACGACGACCGTCAAGGGCCTTGTCGAGACACATTACATGATCGGATGTTTCTGTTTGAATGGACACCCATCCGCACTCGGCGTTCGCGCCGGTAGCATGATCACGAACAATCATTCGTACTACTTAGCCGTTGGCACACCTACACAAAAGGAGACAAACTCATGA
- a CDS encoding potassium channel family protein, protein MHILFRVWKGLAKLSFLNVILASVGIIVVGTVLGYLFEPETFESLFDSFWWTMTTLTTVGYGDFYPSSVAGRWLGIFLFLFGIGIIGALIGKLVEVGATFQRLKREGRLVYRGEGHYVYIGWSPKTKKAIDEVLNYEPKAEIVLIDQLIEEPYVHDQVHFVSGDASDEAVLMQANVLKARRIAIFADARITETLLADGKSLLIASAVEALSHDYKVDLHTVVEVCEERNISKFKHVRVDDFILANDSVSLLMAKATLQPGTTTIFRQLLSKQSGGNIQALKPKAEWQNVRQANTALLESGVTLIAVNDRLDVATMLDLPLQDTDMLYVVCHDEVFERLS, encoded by the coding sequence GTGCATATCTTGTTTCGTGTATGGAAAGGATTAGCGAAATTATCATTTTTGAACGTGATTCTGGCCTCGGTTGGTATCATCGTCGTCGGGACTGTGCTCGGTTATTTATTTGAACCGGAGACGTTCGAGTCATTGTTCGACTCGTTCTGGTGGACGATGACGACATTGACGACCGTTGGATATGGAGATTTTTATCCGTCTTCCGTGGCGGGGCGATGGCTCGGGATTTTCTTGTTCCTATTCGGGATTGGGATTATCGGGGCATTGATTGGAAAACTAGTTGAAGTCGGAGCGACGTTTCAACGATTAAAACGGGAGGGAAGACTAGTGTATCGTGGAGAAGGACATTATGTATATATCGGATGGTCCCCGAAGACGAAAAAAGCAATCGATGAAGTGCTCAACTATGAACCGAAAGCGGAGATTGTCTTAATCGATCAATTGATTGAGGAGCCGTATGTGCACGATCAAGTACATTTCGTATCAGGAGACGCCTCGGATGAAGCGGTGTTGATGCAGGCAAACGTCTTGAAAGCTCGACGAATCGCCATTTTTGCGGATGCACGTATCACGGAGACATTACTCGCTGATGGGAAGTCGTTATTGATTGCATCAGCGGTAGAAGCGTTATCACACGATTACAAAGTCGATTTGCACACGGTCGTGGAGGTGTGCGAGGAACGGAATATCTCGAAATTTAAACACGTCCGTGTCGACGACTTTATTTTAGCGAACGACTCGGTCTCGCTCTTGATGGCGAAAGCGACATTACAACCAGGGACAACGACCATTTTCCGTCAATTATTAAGTAAGCAGTCGGGTGGGAACATTCAAGCGTTGAAACCGAAAGCCGAGTGGCAAAATGTTCGACAAGCAAATACAGCGTTACTTGAATCTGGGGTGACGCTCATCGCGGTCAATGACCGCTTGGATGTGGCGACGATGCTCGACTTACCGCTCCAAGATACAGACATGCTCTACGTCGTCTGTCACGACGAAGTATTTGAACGATTATCGTAA
- a CDS encoding YfbR-like 5'-deoxynucleotidase, translated as MHNGTFIRKMTRMQNVQRWDEYAPHYHDNAASHSFRVAVFSLIAAYVEKENGHEVDLLDLLGKAIFHDMNEVQTGPIMHRTKKEPTLIGHIERMERTASLGLVELLSQSLRPHFHRFVVEAEDDSFEGRIVDGIDSFDAMLFVRREVAHGSPHFDDKLEEMKAALRHHPIDSVRWLFDQVEAETDVLRFIENVMRMDSVRRWKGRFNTIDDNDAIHGFRAAALGMFSGLLEREKYDVDVDVAELVARLLCHDLVEGVTGDVLGPVKHSTQETGAAFEAYERAESERLLGLLPEYMQPAFRRYMADSKDDTYEGMLVDMMDKLDALIKMNMERKMNGAEYEVTYREQLRKVQMRYENPSMIFFLAYILHDLDYVTS; from the coding sequence ATGCATAACGGAACGTTTATCCGAAAGATGACACGCATGCAAAACGTGCAACGATGGGACGAATATGCCCCGCATTATCATGACAATGCTGCAAGTCACAGTTTTCGTGTCGCGGTCTTCAGCTTGATCGCGGCTTATGTGGAGAAAGAGAACGGGCACGAAGTCGATTTGCTCGATTTACTTGGGAAAGCCATCTTCCATGACATGAATGAAGTGCAGACGGGGCCGATTATGCACCGGACGAAAAAAGAACCGACGTTGATTGGTCACATCGAACGGATGGAGCGGACAGCGAGCCTCGGTCTTGTCGAGTTGCTGTCACAGTCGCTACGTCCTCACTTTCATCGCTTCGTTGTCGAAGCGGAAGATGACTCATTTGAAGGACGAATTGTGGACGGAATCGATTCATTCGATGCGATGCTGTTCGTGCGACGGGAAGTCGCGCATGGTTCTCCACATTTCGATGACAAATTAGAAGAGATGAAAGCTGCACTCCGTCATCATCCGATTGATTCGGTTCGCTGGCTGTTCGACCAGGTCGAGGCAGAGACGGATGTGTTACGGTTCATCGAGAACGTCATGCGGATGGATAGTGTGCGTCGTTGGAAAGGTCGCTTCAACACGATTGACGACAACGATGCGATTCACGGTTTCCGCGCGGCTGCACTCGGTATGTTCAGTGGGCTCTTAGAGCGTGAGAAGTACGACGTCGATGTCGATGTCGCCGAACTCGTGGCCCGTCTTCTCTGTCACGACTTAGTGGAAGGGGTGACCGGAGACGTGCTCGGTCCAGTCAAACATTCGACGCAAGAGACAGGGGCTGCGTTTGAGGCGTACGAACGGGCGGAAAGTGAACGTCTGCTTGGACTGTTGCCTGAGTATATGCAACCGGCATTCCGGAGATATATGGCCGACTCGAAAGATGATACGTATGAAGGAATGCTTGTCGATATGATGGACAAACTCGATGCACTCATCAAGATGAACATGGAGCGGAAGATGAACGGGGCCGAGTATGAGGTCACGTATCGCGAGCAGCTCCGTAAAGTCCAGATGCGTTATGAGAATCCAAGCATGATCTTCTTCCTGGCGTATATTTTGCATGATTTGGATTACGTCACAAGCTAA
- a CDS encoding PadR family transcriptional regulator, with translation MPRTDSLELGELTDSMFYILLAFTTPRHGYLVMQFVEETTRGRMQIGPASMYTIIKKLLNAELIEPMDGDGKKKNYQITRKGRSILTDDVKRRQAMVEDACAILDMEGSR, from the coding sequence ATGCCGCGAACGGACTCCTTGGAGTTAGGGGAACTGACGGATAGTATGTTTTACATCTTATTGGCGTTCACGACGCCGCGTCATGGCTATTTGGTCATGCAGTTTGTCGAAGAGACTACGCGAGGGCGAATGCAAATTGGTCCGGCTTCGATGTATACAATCATCAAAAAGTTGTTGAACGCCGAATTGATTGAACCGATGGACGGAGACGGAAAGAAAAAGAACTATCAGATTACGCGTAAAGGGCGTTCGATTCTGACAGATGATGTGAAAAGACGACAGGCGATGGTCGAAGATGCCTGTGCCATTTTAGATATGGAGGGATCACGATGA
- a CDS encoding DUF2812 domain-containing protein, whose product MRQKYMSSWGLAFAEEREMRKLERMAAKGWHLKKFAPLGYTLVEGEPEDVQYSLDYRTRPDEDYFDLFASSGWQHVTSTGDEIHIFKGNRDAKPIYSDIETTEEKYHDMERQMGRAALILGILWIALFSLFQFDWPTVVEMILIGVQLLVTTGLVFTGLPYIGYRFKRIKVNRQG is encoded by the coding sequence ATGAGACAGAAGTATATGTCGAGCTGGGGACTAGCGTTTGCCGAAGAGCGTGAGATGCGGAAATTGGAGCGAATGGCGGCGAAGGGTTGGCATTTGAAAAAGTTTGCCCCTTTAGGATATACGCTTGTCGAAGGGGAACCGGAAGACGTTCAATATAGTTTGGATTATCGAACTCGTCCAGATGAAGACTACTTTGACCTGTTTGCGTCGAGCGGATGGCAACATGTCACATCGACCGGGGATGAGATTCATATTTTCAAAGGAAATCGAGATGCGAAGCCGATTTACTCGGATATCGAAACAACAGAGGAGAAATATCATGACATGGAACGTCAGATGGGACGGGCTGCGCTCATCCTAGGTATATTATGGATTGCGCTCTTTTCCTTGTTTCAATTTGATTGGCCGACCGTAGTCGAAATGATATTGATTGGCGTTCAACTACTCGTGACGACAGGTCTCGTGTTCACGGGACTTCCGTATATCGGCTACCGATTCAAACGAATAAAAGTGAATCGTCAAGGATGA
- the amyS gene encoding alpha-amylase: MLKKRQGVAVLAGVTSIALLSGQPVAQAATPQNGTMMQYFEWYVPNDGLHWNRLSNDSQHLKDIGVSTVWIPPAYKGTSQNDVGYGAYDLYDLGEFNQKGTTRTKYGTKTQLQSAISNLRGKGIGVYGDVVMNHKGGADYTESVQAVEVNPSNRNQETSGAYSISAWTGFNFAGRNNTYSPFKWRWYHFDGTDWDQSRSLSRIYKFKSTGKAWDSEVSGENGNYDYLMYADVDFEHPEVRQEMKNWGKWYADSLGLDGFRLDAVKHINHSYLKEWVTSVRQATGKEMFTVAEYWKNDLGAINDYLAKTGYTHSVFDVPLHYNFQAAGNGGGYYDMRNILKGTVVEQHPTLAVTIVDNHDSQPGQSLESTVANWFKPLAYATIMTRDQGYPTLFYGDYYGTKGTTNREIPNMSASLQPILKARKDFAYGTQHDYINHQDVIGWTREGVTDRAKSGLATILSDGPGGSKWMYVGKQNAGEVWKDMTGNNGRLVTINADGWGEFFVNGGSVSIYTQQ; this comes from the coding sequence ATGTTGAAGAAACGACAAGGGGTTGCCGTGCTGGCTGGGGTGACATCGATTGCCCTTCTTTCAGGGCAACCGGTCGCACAAGCGGCAACTCCGCAGAACGGTACGATGATGCAATACTTTGAATGGTATGTCCCGAACGACGGACTGCATTGGAACCGTCTCTCGAACGATTCGCAGCACTTGAAAGACATTGGGGTCTCGACCGTTTGGATCCCGCCAGCGTATAAAGGGACGTCACAAAATGATGTCGGATATGGGGCGTACGATTTGTATGACCTTGGGGAATTCAATCAAAAAGGGACGACTCGGACGAAGTATGGAACGAAAACGCAGCTACAGTCGGCGATCTCGAACTTACGCGGAAAAGGAATCGGCGTGTACGGAGATGTCGTCATGAACCATAAGGGCGGAGCGGATTATACCGAGTCCGTTCAAGCTGTCGAGGTCAATCCTTCCAATCGGAATCAGGAGACGTCGGGAGCATATTCGATTTCCGCCTGGACCGGATTCAATTTCGCGGGACGGAACAATACATACTCGCCGTTCAAGTGGCGTTGGTATCATTTTGACGGGACCGACTGGGATCAGTCACGAAGCTTGAGCCGGATTTATAAATTTAAGAGTACCGGTAAAGCATGGGACAGTGAAGTATCCGGTGAGAACGGGAACTATGACTACTTGATGTACGCCGATGTCGATTTTGAACATCCAGAAGTACGACAGGAAATGAAAAACTGGGGGAAATGGTACGCCGATTCGCTCGGTCTCGATGGATTCCGTCTCGATGCGGTCAAACATATCAACCATTCGTATTTAAAGGAATGGGTGACAAGTGTCCGTCAGGCAACCGGAAAAGAGATGTTCACGGTTGCGGAGTATTGGAAGAATGACCTGGGAGCCATCAATGATTACTTGGCGAAGACGGGATATACCCACTCGGTATTCGATGTACCGCTCCACTACAACTTCCAAGCAGCGGGGAACGGTGGCGGTTACTATGATATGCGCAACATTCTAAAAGGCACGGTCGTCGAGCAGCATCCTACACTCGCCGTCACGATTGTCGACAACCATGACTCACAACCTGGGCAATCACTCGAGTCGACGGTTGCCAATTGGTTCAAACCGCTCGCCTATGCGACCATCATGACGCGTGATCAAGGATATCCGACGCTCTTCTATGGTGATTATTATGGAACGAAAGGGACGACGAATCGTGAAATCCCGAATATGTCAGCGTCGCTTCAACCGATTTTGAAAGCACGTAAAGACTTCGCCTATGGCACGCAACATGATTACATCAATCATCAAGACGTCATCGGGTGGACGCGCGAAGGTGTGACGGACCGTGCGAAGTCGGGACTTGCGACGATTTTGTCGGACGGACCGGGCGGATCGAAATGGATGTATGTCGGAAAGCAGAACGCGGGAGAAGTATGGAAAGACATGACCGGCAATAACGGGCGTCTCGTGACGATCAATGCGGACGGTTGGGGCGAGTTCTTCGTCAATGGTGGGTCCGTCTCGATTTATACGCAACAATAA